In the Burkholderia cenocepacia genome, one interval contains:
- a CDS encoding dihydrodipicolinate synthase family protein: MSRKAIQWTGVFPAVSTQFKPDFSLDIDATHRVVKNLVNDGVSGLVVCGTVGENTSLSTSEKLQVIEAARDAAGGKIPVIAGIAEFTTEFARNTVREAQRVGVDGVMVMPALVYSAKPHETAAHFRAVATSTDLPVMVYNNPPIYKNDVTPDVLIALQDCENIVCFKDSSGDTRRFIDLRNAVGDRFVLFAGLDDVVVESIAVGAEGWVSGMSNAFPKEGETLFRLAKQKRFDEALALYRWFMPLLHLDARPDLVQCIKLCEELVGRGSAITRPPRLALQGDTLAEVEAIVAKALDTRPALPDVGL; encoded by the coding sequence GTGAGCCGCAAAGCCATTCAATGGACCGGGGTTTTCCCGGCCGTCAGCACCCAGTTCAAGCCGGACTTTTCCCTCGACATCGACGCCACGCACCGCGTGGTCAAGAACCTGGTGAACGACGGCGTGTCGGGCCTCGTGGTCTGCGGCACGGTCGGCGAAAACACGTCGCTGTCGACGAGCGAGAAGCTCCAGGTGATCGAGGCCGCGCGCGACGCGGCCGGCGGCAAGATTCCGGTGATCGCCGGCATCGCCGAATTCACGACCGAATTCGCGCGCAACACGGTGCGCGAAGCGCAGCGCGTCGGCGTCGACGGCGTGATGGTGATGCCCGCGCTCGTCTACTCGGCGAAGCCGCACGAAACCGCCGCGCACTTCCGCGCGGTAGCAACGAGCACCGACCTGCCGGTGATGGTCTACAACAACCCGCCGATCTACAAGAACGACGTGACGCCCGACGTGCTGATCGCGCTGCAGGATTGCGAGAACATCGTCTGCTTCAAGGATTCGTCGGGCGATACGCGCCGCTTCATCGACCTGCGCAATGCGGTCGGCGATCGCTTCGTGCTGTTCGCGGGCCTCGACGACGTCGTGGTCGAGAGCATCGCGGTCGGCGCCGAAGGCTGGGTGTCGGGCATGTCGAACGCGTTCCCGAAGGAAGGCGAGACGTTGTTCCGCCTCGCGAAGCAAAAGCGCTTCGACGAAGCACTCGCGCTGTATCGCTGGTTCATGCCGCTGCTGCACCTCGACGCACGCCCCGACCTCGTGCAGTGCATCAAGCTGTGCGAGGAACTGGTCGGCCGCGGCAGCGCGATCACGCGTCCGCCGCGCCTCGCGCTGCAAGGCGACACGCTCGCCGAAGTGGAGGCCATCGTCGCGAAGGCGCTCGACACGCGCCCGGCGCTGCCCGACGTCGGTCTCTGA
- a CDS encoding 4-hydroxyproline epimerase: protein MKRIQIIDSHTGGEPTRLVVSGFPSLGRGTMAERRDVLAREHDRYRTACILEPRGSDVMVGALLCDPVAPDAAAGVIFFNNSGYLGMCGHGTIGVVRTLHHMGRIAPGVHRIETPVGTVEATLHDDLSVSVRNVPAYRHAQGVALDVPGYGPVKGDIAWGGNWFFLISDHGQRVAGDNVAALTAYASAVREGLERAGITGANGGEIDHIELFADDPEHDSRSFVLCPGLAYDRSPCGTGTSAKLACLAADGKLAPGAVWRQASVIGSVFHASYERVDGGIVPTIRGSAHLSAEATLLIDEHDPFGWGIGS, encoded by the coding sequence ATGAAGCGCATCCAGATCATCGATTCGCACACGGGCGGCGAACCCACTCGGCTCGTCGTGTCCGGCTTTCCATCGCTCGGCCGCGGCACGATGGCCGAGCGCCGCGACGTGCTCGCGCGCGAGCACGATCGTTACCGCACCGCGTGCATCCTCGAGCCGCGCGGCAGCGACGTGATGGTCGGCGCGCTGCTGTGCGACCCGGTGGCGCCCGACGCGGCGGCCGGCGTGATCTTCTTCAACAATAGCGGCTATCTCGGGATGTGCGGGCACGGCACGATCGGCGTCGTGCGCACGCTGCATCACATGGGGCGCATCGCGCCCGGCGTGCACCGGATCGAGACGCCGGTCGGCACCGTCGAGGCGACGTTGCACGACGACCTGTCGGTCAGCGTGCGCAACGTGCCCGCATATCGTCACGCGCAGGGCGTCGCGCTCGACGTGCCGGGATACGGCCCCGTGAAGGGCGACATCGCATGGGGCGGCAACTGGTTCTTCCTGATCAGCGACCACGGGCAGCGCGTCGCCGGCGACAACGTCGCGGCGCTCACCGCGTATGCGTCGGCCGTGCGCGAAGGGCTCGAACGCGCGGGCATCACCGGCGCGAACGGCGGCGAAATCGATCACATCGAGTTGTTCGCCGACGATCCCGAGCACGACAGCCGCAGCTTCGTGCTGTGCCCGGGCCTCGCGTACGACCGTTCGCCGTGCGGTACCGGCACCAGCGCGAAGCTCGCGTGCCTCGCGGCCGACGGCAAGCTCGCGCCGGGCGCCGTGTGGCGGCAGGCGAGCGTGATCGGCAGCGTGTTCCATGCGAGCTACGAGCGGGTCGACGGCGGCATCGTGCCGACGATTCGCGGCAGTGCGCATCTGAGCGCGGAAGCGACGCTGCTGATCGACGAACACGATCCGTTCGGCTGGGGCATCGGGTCGTGA
- a CDS encoding NAD(P)/FAD-dependent oxidoreductase yields MSETKTDVVVIGAGIVGAACAHELAQRGLRVLVVDDASGGATGAGMGHLVAMDDNAAELALSHYSIDLWRALSGEMPEGCAYRNCGTLWLAADAHEMDLARAKQATLAAHGVAGELIDAAALAQLEPMLRAGLGGALKIPGDAILYAPVTANWLLQRAPRITLRRERAVAVDGPSVTLASGDVLRAQRVLVANGVAARTLLPELPLRPKKGHLLITDRYPGHVSHQLVELGYAASAHASDGTSVAFNVQPRPTGQLLIGSSRQFDTEDARVEPPVLARMLRRAVGYLPDLADLNGIRAWTGFRSASPDGLPLLGEHPARPGVWLAVGHEGLGVTTAPGSARLVAALMAGERPPIDIEPYLPGRFLAASSLAGALT; encoded by the coding sequence GTGAGCGAAACGAAGACCGACGTCGTCGTGATCGGCGCCGGCATCGTCGGCGCGGCCTGCGCGCACGAACTCGCGCAGCGCGGGCTGCGCGTGCTCGTCGTCGACGACGCGAGCGGCGGCGCGACCGGCGCGGGCATGGGCCACCTCGTCGCGATGGACGACAACGCGGCCGAGCTCGCGCTGAGCCATTACTCGATCGACCTGTGGCGCGCGTTGAGCGGCGAGATGCCGGAAGGCTGCGCATACCGCAACTGCGGCACGCTGTGGCTCGCGGCCGATGCGCACGAAATGGATCTGGCGCGCGCGAAGCAGGCGACGCTCGCCGCGCACGGCGTGGCCGGCGAGTTGATCGACGCGGCGGCGCTCGCGCAACTGGAGCCGATGCTGCGCGCCGGGCTTGGCGGCGCGCTGAAGATTCCCGGCGACGCGATTCTCTATGCGCCCGTCACCGCGAACTGGCTGCTGCAGCGCGCGCCGCGCATCACGTTGCGCCGCGAGCGGGCCGTCGCGGTCGATGGCCCGAGCGTGACGCTCGCGAGCGGCGACGTGCTGCGCGCGCAGCGTGTGCTGGTGGCGAACGGCGTCGCGGCGCGCACGCTGCTGCCCGAACTGCCGCTGCGCCCGAAAAAGGGCCATCTGCTGATTACCGACCGCTATCCGGGCCACGTATCGCATCAACTCGTCGAGCTCGGCTATGCGGCGAGCGCGCACGCGAGCGACGGCACGTCGGTCGCGTTCAACGTGCAGCCACGGCCGACCGGCCAGTTGCTGATCGGCTCGTCGCGCCAGTTCGACACCGAGGACGCGCGGGTCGAGCCGCCCGTGCTCGCGCGCATGCTGCGTCGCGCGGTCGGCTACCTGCCGGATCTGGCCGACCTGAACGGCATCCGCGCGTGGACGGGTTTCCGATCCGCGAGCCCCGACGGCCTGCCGCTGCTCGGCGAGCACCCGGCGCGGCCGGGCGTGTGGCTCGCGGTCGGCCACGAAGGACTCGGCGTGACGACCGCGCCGGGCAGTGCGCGGCTCGTCGCCGCGCTGATGGCCGGCGAGCGGCCGCCCATCGATATCGAACCGTATTTGCCGGGACGCTTCCTCGCCGCGTCCTCCTTGGCCGGAGCGCTGACATGA
- a CDS encoding 2Fe-2S iron-sulfur cluster-binding protein: MIIHLDGRALTVADGATVAAAVAASGDDTTRVSCTGAARAPLCGMGICQECRMTIDGRRRLACQTLCRDGMQVERTR; encoded by the coding sequence ATGATCATTCATCTGGACGGCCGCGCGCTGACGGTGGCCGACGGTGCGACCGTCGCGGCCGCCGTTGCGGCGAGCGGCGACGACACGACGCGCGTGTCGTGCACGGGTGCGGCGCGTGCGCCGCTTTGCGGGATGGGCATCTGCCAGGAATGCCGGATGACGATCGACGGCCGGCGCCGGCTGGCGTGCCAGACGCTGTGCCGCGACGGCATGCAGGTGGAGCGCACGCGATGA
- a CDS encoding FAD/NAD(P)-binding oxidoreductase, which translates to MKQERLSVDVAIVGAGPAGLSAARAAARSGATVAIVDDNPRAGGQIWRQPAAAAPTPAAAERLAVLRQPNVMHLAATRIVAETQPGTLLLEDDERGLLLDFRTLILCCGARELLLPFPGWMLPGVTGAGGLQALIKYGLDVRGQRTVIAGSGPLLLASAATARQAGARVSHVLEQAAWGDVAGFGAGLWRWPSKLAQAAKLVTAVYRPAAYVVEAFGDQRLERVRIRQGDREFDVDCDRLACGFGLVPNTVLPRHLGCRIEHGAVAVDAHQRTSRDGYFAAGECTGVGGSELAMVEGEIAGYAATGQTDRLAALVARRARWQAFADAVRERFAIREPIRRLARPDTLLCRCEDVRFDAVAREPGWTAAKLQSRCGMGACQGRVCGAAAQALFGWTPPAPRTPLVPARVGTLMLDGTGFCDGA; encoded by the coding sequence ATGAAACAGGAACGACTGAGCGTCGACGTCGCGATCGTCGGCGCGGGCCCGGCGGGACTGTCGGCCGCGCGGGCCGCCGCGCGCAGCGGCGCGACCGTTGCGATCGTCGACGACAACCCGCGCGCGGGCGGACAGATCTGGCGGCAGCCGGCAGCGGCCGCACCGACGCCGGCCGCCGCCGAACGCCTCGCCGTGCTGCGGCAGCCGAACGTCATGCACCTCGCGGCGACGCGCATCGTCGCCGAAACGCAGCCGGGCACGCTGCTGCTCGAAGACGACGAACGCGGGCTTTTGCTCGATTTCCGGACGCTGATTCTCTGCTGCGGCGCGCGCGAGCTGCTGCTGCCGTTTCCGGGCTGGATGCTGCCTGGCGTGACCGGCGCGGGCGGCTTGCAGGCGCTGATCAAGTACGGGCTCGACGTGCGCGGGCAGCGCACGGTGATCGCGGGCAGCGGGCCGCTGCTGCTGGCGAGCGCGGCGACGGCCCGGCAGGCCGGCGCACGCGTGTCGCACGTGCTCGAACAGGCCGCATGGGGCGACGTCGCCGGCTTCGGCGCGGGGCTGTGGCGCTGGCCGTCGAAGCTCGCGCAGGCCGCGAAGCTCGTCACGGCTGTTTATCGGCCGGCTGCGTACGTCGTCGAGGCATTCGGCGACCAGCGGCTCGAACGCGTGCGGATTCGCCAGGGCGATCGCGAATTCGACGTCGACTGCGACCGGCTCGCGTGCGGCTTCGGCCTCGTGCCGAATACCGTGCTGCCGCGTCATCTCGGCTGCCGGATCGAGCACGGCGCGGTGGCGGTCGACGCACACCAGCGCACGAGCCGCGACGGGTATTTCGCGGCGGGCGAGTGCACGGGCGTCGGCGGCAGCGAGCTGGCGATGGTCGAAGGCGAAATCGCCGGCTATGCGGCGACCGGGCAGACCGACCGACTGGCCGCGCTGGTCGCACGCCGTGCGCGCTGGCAGGCGTTCGCGGATGCCGTACGCGAGCGCTTCGCGATCCGCGAGCCGATCCGCCGGCTTGCGCGGCCCGACACGCTGCTGTGTCGTTGCGAAGACGTGCGGTTCGATGCGGTCGCACGGGAACCGGGCTGGACGGCTGCCAAGCTGCAGTCGCGTTGCGGGATGGGCGCATGCCAGGGCCGCGTGTGCGGCGCGGCCGCGCAGGCGCTGTTCGGCTGGACACCGCCGGCGCCGCGCACGCCGCTGGTGCCCGCGCGGGTCGGCACGCTGATGCTCGACGGTACGGGGTTCTGCGACGGCGCGTGA
- a CDS encoding LysR substrate-binding domain-containing protein, with translation MDWTHRLRLRHLQVLLSLAGTGNLSQSAVALATTQPALSKWLKELEEDVGLPLFERHARGLRPTPYGEALIEHARRVEAQLDIARDDMAALREGGSGLVTIGTSGVAAADTVPFAVSQLLKRMPRAQVRLTESTMNQLMPQLARSELDIVVGRSGSTSVDPLLHAEALYVDPVVFVARPDHALAGATSLGWDDVLAYPWIVWPAGTPVHNALEAALHAAGRVQPPHCVESNSSILNLTLLNNTDLLGVASHRAARRFAQLNAIRILPMELEGQGAVSMYWHPDSANRAAVAATIECLRACAAPQVGGWEKVKVE, from the coding sequence ATGGACTGGACCCACCGGCTGCGGCTGCGGCACCTGCAAGTACTGTTGAGCCTCGCCGGCACCGGCAATCTGAGCCAGTCGGCGGTCGCGCTCGCGACCACGCAGCCGGCGCTGTCGAAATGGCTGAAGGAGCTGGAAGAAGATGTCGGGTTGCCGCTGTTCGAGCGGCATGCGCGCGGGCTGCGGCCGACGCCCTACGGCGAAGCGCTGATCGAGCATGCGCGACGCGTCGAAGCGCAGCTCGACATCGCGCGCGACGACATGGCCGCGTTGCGCGAAGGCGGCAGCGGCCTCGTGACGATCGGCACGTCGGGCGTCGCGGCGGCCGACACGGTGCCGTTCGCGGTGTCGCAGTTGCTGAAACGAATGCCGCGCGCGCAGGTGCGGCTCACCGAAAGCACGATGAACCAGCTGATGCCGCAGCTCGCGCGCAGCGAACTCGATATCGTCGTCGGGCGCTCGGGCTCGACGTCCGTCGATCCGTTGCTGCATGCCGAAGCGCTATACGTCGATCCCGTCGTGTTCGTCGCGCGGCCCGACCACGCGCTGGCCGGCGCGACGTCGCTCGGCTGGGACGACGTGCTCGCCTATCCGTGGATCGTGTGGCCGGCGGGCACGCCCGTCCACAATGCGCTGGAAGCCGCGCTGCACGCCGCCGGCCGCGTGCAGCCGCCGCACTGCGTCGAATCGAATTCGTCGATCCTGAACCTCACGCTGCTGAACAACACCGATCTGCTCGGTGTCGCGTCGCACCGCGCCGCGCGGCGCTTCGCGCAACTGAACGCGATCCGCATCCTGCCGATGGAGCTCGAGGGCCAGGGCGCGGTGTCGATGTACTGGCACCCCGACAGCGCGAACCGCGCGGCCGTGGCCGCAACGATCGAGTGTCTGCGCGCCTGTGCGGCGCCGCAGGTCGGCGGATGGGAGAAAGTGAAGGTGGAGTGA
- the gtdA gene encoding gentisate 1,2-dioxygenase encodes MTTHPDATRAAYYARIAEQRLAPLWESLHNLVPTSPQPAAQAAIWRYAQIRDLVMQAGSVISAEEAVRRVLVLENPGLPGKSSMTPNLYAGLQLILPGEIAPSHRHTQSALRFIVEGRGAWTAVNGERTTMHPGDFIITPSWAWHDHGNPSAEDGGEPVVWLDGLDIPLLANLDAGFAENYPEAVQPVNRPEGDSFARFGHNMVPVRHRVSDPTSPVFSYPYARSREALDALYRNGELDAWDGVKLRYMNPATGGWPMPTIATFMQFLPAGFDGRTYRSTDATIYCVVEGSGTASIGDQAFAFAPHDIFVAPSWAPVRLSASRDSVLFSYSDRPVLSALNLLREARD; translated from the coding sequence ATGACGACCCATCCGGACGCGACGCGCGCCGCTTACTACGCACGGATCGCCGAGCAGCGCCTGGCGCCGCTGTGGGAATCGCTGCACAACCTCGTGCCGACCTCGCCGCAGCCGGCGGCGCAAGCCGCGATCTGGAGGTACGCGCAGATACGCGACCTCGTGATGCAGGCCGGCAGCGTGATCAGCGCGGAGGAAGCAGTGCGCCGCGTGCTGGTGCTGGAGAACCCCGGGCTGCCGGGCAAGTCGAGCATGACGCCGAACCTGTATGCAGGATTGCAACTGATCCTGCCGGGCGAAATCGCGCCGAGCCACCGTCATACGCAGTCGGCGCTGCGCTTCATCGTCGAGGGGCGCGGCGCATGGACGGCCGTGAACGGCGAGCGCACGACGATGCATCCGGGCGACTTCATCATCACGCCGTCGTGGGCGTGGCACGACCACGGCAATCCGTCGGCGGAAGACGGCGGCGAGCCGGTCGTGTGGCTCGACGGGCTCGACATCCCGCTGCTCGCGAACCTCGACGCCGGTTTCGCGGAGAACTATCCGGAAGCCGTGCAGCCGGTGAATCGTCCGGAAGGCGACAGCTTCGCGCGCTTCGGTCACAACATGGTGCCGGTGCGGCATCGCGTGAGCGATCCGACGTCGCCGGTGTTCAGCTATCCGTATGCGCGCAGCCGCGAGGCGCTCGACGCGCTGTACCGGAACGGCGAACTCGATGCGTGGGACGGCGTGAAGCTGCGCTACATGAACCCCGCGACGGGCGGCTGGCCGATGCCGACCATCGCCACCTTCATGCAGTTCCTGCCCGCGGGCTTCGACGGCCGCACGTATCGCAGCACCGACGCGACGATCTATTGCGTCGTCGAAGGCAGCGGCACCGCATCGATCGGCGACCAGGCATTCGCGTTCGCGCCGCACGACATCTTCGTCGCGCCGTCGTGGGCGCCGGTGCGGCTGTCGGCGTCGCGCGACAGCGTGCTGTTCAGTTATTCCGACCGGCCGGTGCTGTCCGCGCTGAACCTGCTGCGCGAAGCGCGCGACTGA
- a CDS encoding fumarylacetoacetate hydrolase family protein codes for MTFVFPPEAPVALPVDGSDARFAVRRVYCVGRNYAAHAREMGFDPDREPPFFFCKPADSIVPVAYGDTLELAYPSQTQNYHYEAELVAVIGKGGSDIPLERALDHVWGYAVGLDMTRRDLQMKMREMGRPWEIGKAFDRSAPIGPVHPASDVGHVEQGGLWLTVNGTTRQKSDVSHLIWSVAETVADLSKFFRLEPGDVIFTGTPEGVGAVVKGDVMKVGVERLGELTVRVV; via the coding sequence ATGACTTTCGTATTCCCGCCCGAGGCGCCGGTGGCGCTGCCCGTCGACGGCAGCGACGCCCGATTCGCGGTACGCCGCGTCTATTGCGTCGGCCGCAACTACGCGGCCCATGCGCGCGAAATGGGCTTCGATCCCGATCGCGAGCCGCCGTTCTTCTTCTGCAAGCCGGCCGATTCGATCGTGCCGGTGGCGTACGGCGACACGCTCGAGCTCGCCTATCCGTCGCAGACCCAGAACTATCACTACGAAGCCGAACTCGTCGCGGTGATCGGCAAGGGCGGCTCGGACATTCCGCTCGAGCGCGCGCTCGACCACGTGTGGGGTTACGCGGTCGGCCTCGACATGACGCGCCGCGACCTGCAGATGAAGATGCGCGAGATGGGGCGGCCGTGGGAAATCGGCAAGGCGTTCGATCGTTCGGCGCCGATCGGGCCCGTGCACCCGGCGAGCGACGTCGGTCATGTCGAGCAGGGCGGCCTGTGGCTGACCGTCAACGGTACAACCAGGCAGAAGAGCGACGTGTCGCACCTGATCTGGTCGGTCGCGGAGACGGTGGCCGACCTGTCGAAGTTCTTCCGCCTCGAACCGGGCGACGTGATCTTTACGGGCACGCCCGAAGGGGTTGGCGCGGTGGTGAAGGGCGATGTAATGAAGGTCGGCGTCGAGCGTCTCGGCGAACTGACCGTGCGCGTGGTCTGA
- the maiA gene encoding maleylacetoacetate isomerase: MQLHSFFNSSTSYRVRIALALKGLPYDTLPVNIRTGEHRDADYVARVNPSAAVPALTDGDFRLGQSLAILDYLDQIQPTPRLIPLEPRRRARVLELATLIACDIHPVNNLRVLRYLDSELKVTPQQKTAWYRHWVAEGMAGVERLLARADDGPWCFGDTPTLADVCLVPQVANALRMGCDLSAYPRCLAVVEHTRHEPAFEAAQPQRQPDYVA, translated from the coding sequence GTGCAACTGCATAGCTTCTTCAACAGTTCGACCTCCTACCGGGTGCGCATCGCGCTCGCACTGAAAGGGCTGCCGTACGACACGCTGCCCGTGAACATCCGCACCGGCGAGCATCGCGACGCCGATTATGTCGCGCGGGTGAACCCGTCGGCCGCGGTGCCGGCGCTGACCGACGGCGATTTCCGTCTCGGCCAGTCGCTCGCGATCCTCGATTACCTCGACCAGATCCAGCCGACGCCTCGGCTGATCCCGCTCGAACCGCGACGCCGGGCGCGCGTGCTGGAACTGGCGACGCTGATCGCCTGCGACATCCATCCAGTCAACAACCTGCGCGTGCTGCGCTATCTCGACAGCGAACTGAAGGTCACGCCGCAGCAGAAGACCGCGTGGTACCGGCACTGGGTCGCGGAAGGGATGGCCGGCGTCGAGCGGCTGCTGGCGCGCGCGGACGACGGCCCGTGGTGCTTCGGCGATACGCCGACGCTCGCCGACGTGTGCCTGGTGCCGCAGGTCGCGAACGCGTTGCGGATGGGTTGCGACCTGAGCGCGTATCCACGCTGCCTCGCGGTGGTCGAGCACACGCGGCACGAGCCGGCGTTCGAGGCCGCGCAACCGCAGCGGCAACCGGATTACGTCGCGTAG
- a CDS encoding 3-hydroxybenzoate 6-monooxygenase, whose translation MDETINKGRRVLVIGGGIGGLAAALALARRGIRVKLLEQAERIGEIGAGIQLAANAFNALDALGVGEAARSRAVLTDWLQLMDAIDAREVARIATGAAYRERFGNPYAVIHRADIHLSIFETVKDHPLIEFRTSTQVCGFEQDGRGVTVIDQRGERYRADAVIGCDGVKSAIRQALIGDAHRVTGHVVYRAVVDVDDMPKDLRINAPVVWAGPHCHLVHYPLRGGRQYNLVVTFHSREQETWGVREGSKEEVLSYFDGVHPLPKQMLDRPTSWKRWATADRDPVECWSAGRATVLGDAAHPMTQYIAQGACQALEDAVTLGAAVAQTDGDFEAAFALYESVRIPRTARVLYSAREMGRIYHAKGVERQVRNGLWVGRTDAQFYDALGWLHGWRAEDCLKTVA comes from the coding sequence ATGGACGAGACAATCAACAAAGGCCGGCGCGTACTCGTGATCGGCGGCGGTATCGGCGGGCTCGCGGCGGCGCTGGCGCTCGCGCGTCGGGGCATTCGCGTGAAGCTGCTCGAACAGGCCGAACGGATCGGCGAGATCGGTGCGGGCATCCAGCTCGCCGCGAACGCGTTCAATGCGCTCGATGCGCTGGGTGTTGGCGAGGCGGCACGCAGTCGAGCCGTATTGACCGACTGGCTGCAATTGATGGACGCGATCGATGCACGCGAGGTCGCCCGCATCGCTACCGGCGCCGCGTATCGCGAGCGCTTCGGCAATCCGTATGCGGTGATCCATCGCGCGGACATTCACCTGTCGATCTTTGAGACGGTCAAAGATCATCCGTTGATCGAATTCCGGACGAGCACGCAAGTGTGCGGCTTCGAGCAGGACGGCCGCGGCGTGACCGTGATCGACCAGCGCGGCGAACGCTATCGTGCCGATGCGGTGATCGGCTGCGACGGCGTGAAATCCGCGATCCGTCAGGCGCTGATCGGCGACGCGCATCGCGTGACGGGCCACGTCGTGTATCGCGCGGTGGTGGACGTCGACGACATGCCGAAGGATCTGCGGATCAATGCGCCGGTCGTGTGGGCCGGCCCGCATTGCCATCTGGTTCACTATCCGCTGCGCGGCGGGCGGCAGTACAACCTCGTCGTCACGTTCCACAGCCGCGAGCAGGAGACCTGGGGCGTGCGCGAGGGCAGCAAGGAAGAGGTGCTGTCGTACTTCGACGGGGTCCATCCGCTGCCGAAGCAGATGCTCGATAGGCCGACGTCATGGAAGCGCTGGGCGACCGCCGACCGCGATCCGGTCGAGTGCTGGAGCGCGGGCCGCGCGACGGTGCTCGGCGACGCCGCGCATCCGATGACGCAATACATCGCGCAGGGCGCGTGCCAGGCGCTCGAGGACGCGGTGACGCTCGGCGCGGCCGTTGCGCAGACCGACGGCGATTTCGAGGCCGCGTTCGCGCTGTACGAAAGCGTGCGGATTCCGCGCACCGCACGCGTGCTGTATTCGGCGCGCGAGATGGGGCGGATCTATCACGCGAAGGGCGTCGAGCGGCAGGTACGAAACGGGCTGTGGGTCGGGCGCACCGATGCGCAGTTCTACGACGCGCTCGGCTGGCTGCACGGCTGGCGTGCGGAGGATTGCCTGAAGACGGTCGCATGA